One genomic region from Salvia hispanica cultivar TCC Black 2014 chromosome 2, UniMelb_Shisp_WGS_1.0, whole genome shotgun sequence encodes:
- the LOC125208378 gene encoding protein SUPPRESSOR OF FRI 4 isoform X1, translating into MGKKKKRGAVDKVWCYYCDREFEDEKILVQHQKAKHFKCHVCHKKLSTAGGMAIHVLQVHKEQVTKVPNAKPGRESTEIEIYGMQGIPADVLASHYGEEDEENPSKAAKIDLPISQIGGGVIPRALGVGYPPQPLPPNYNPRIPGPPGSWQIPPRPQPWYPQPPTVSVPLPGQAGMPQQPLFPVHNIQPPVPSTAPPGLQPVLPITPPGMPATAPPVPVSQPLFPVVPNSNIPPQSSPFSAPIPSMGLPLSSSSDIKSAEPLFGGTLATNHYGIPGTPAIPLANSHSYASGPNTGGPSIGPPPVIANKAPATQPATNEVYLVWDDEAMSMEERRLSLLKYQVHDENSQMSSIDAAIDRRISESRLAGRMAF; encoded by the exons atggggaagaagaagaagagaggggCGGTGGATAAGGTGTGGTGCTACTACTGCGACAGGGAGTTTGAAGACGAGAAGATATTGGTGCAGCACCAGAAAGCCAAGCACTTCAAGTGCCATGTCTGCCACAAGAAGCTCTCCACCGCCGGCGGAATGGCCATCCATGTGCTCCAGGTTCACAAGGAACAAGTCACCAA AGTCCCTAATGCGAAACCTGGAAGAGAATCAACAGAGATTGAGATATATGGAATGCAAGGAATTCCAGCTGATGTCCTGGCTTCACATTATGGAGAGGAAG ATGAAGAGAACCCTTCAAAAGCAGCTAAAATTGATCTACCAATCTCCCAAATAGGCGGTGGTGTGATACCTCGAGCACTCGGGGTTGGATATCCTCCACAGCCTTTACCTCCGAA TTACAATCCCAGAATACCTGGGCCACCCGGTAGTTGGCAAATTCCACCTCGTCCACAACCTTGGTATCCTCAGCCTCCAACTGTTTCGGTTCCACTCCCTGGGCAAGCAGGAATGCCTCAACAGCCTTTGTTTCCTGTGCACAATATTCAGCCCCCTGTTCCATCTACAGCACCCCCTGGGCTTCAACCAGTATTACCAATTACTCCTCCGGGGATGCCTGCAACAGCACCTCCTGTTCCTGTTTCTCAACCTTTGTTTCCTGTTGTTCCTAATAGTAATATTCCTCCCCAGAGTTCTCCATTTTCTGCTCCTATACCTTCAATGGGCCTTCCTTTAAGCTCTTCTTCAGACATAAAGAGTGCAGAACCTCTCTTTGGTGGCACTTTGGCAACCAATCATTACGGAATTCCAGGAACCCCAG CCATACCTCTTGCAAATTCACATTCCTATGCATCTGGTCCAAATACTGGAGGTCCGTCTATAGGGCCACCTCCAGTGATTGCAAACAAAGCCCCAGCTACACAACCCGCAACTAATGAGGTCTACTTAGTTTGGGATGACGAGGCTATGTCTATG GAGGAAAGAAGATTGTCCTTATTGAAGTATCAGGTGCATGACGAGAATAGCCAG ATGAGTTCAATTGATGCAGCCATTGACAGAAGGATATCTGAGAGCAGGCTCGCTGGTCGGATGGCATTTTAG
- the LOC125208378 gene encoding protein SUPPRESSOR OF FRI 4 isoform X2, with the protein MGKKKKRGAVDKVWCYYCDREFEDEKILVQHQKAKHFKCHVCHKKLSTAGGMAIHVLQVHKEQVTKVPNAKPGRESTEIEIYGMQGIPADVLASHYGEEDEENPSKAAKIDLPISQIGGGVIPRALGVGYPPQPLPPNYNPRIPGPPGSWQIPPRPQPWYPQPPTVSVPLPGQAGMPQQPLFPVHNIQPPVPSTAPPGLQPVLPITPPGMPATAPPVPVSQPLFPVVPNSNIPPQSSPFSAPIPSMGLPLSSSSDIKSAEPLFGGTLATNHYGIPGTPAIPLANSHSYASGPNTGGPSIGPPPVIANKAPATQPATNEVYLVWDDEAMSMEERRLSLLKYQVHDENSQHAAIFRGSPH; encoded by the exons atggggaagaagaagaagagaggggCGGTGGATAAGGTGTGGTGCTACTACTGCGACAGGGAGTTTGAAGACGAGAAGATATTGGTGCAGCACCAGAAAGCCAAGCACTTCAAGTGCCATGTCTGCCACAAGAAGCTCTCCACCGCCGGCGGAATGGCCATCCATGTGCTCCAGGTTCACAAGGAACAAGTCACCAA AGTCCCTAATGCGAAACCTGGAAGAGAATCAACAGAGATTGAGATATATGGAATGCAAGGAATTCCAGCTGATGTCCTGGCTTCACATTATGGAGAGGAAG ATGAAGAGAACCCTTCAAAAGCAGCTAAAATTGATCTACCAATCTCCCAAATAGGCGGTGGTGTGATACCTCGAGCACTCGGGGTTGGATATCCTCCACAGCCTTTACCTCCGAA TTACAATCCCAGAATACCTGGGCCACCCGGTAGTTGGCAAATTCCACCTCGTCCACAACCTTGGTATCCTCAGCCTCCAACTGTTTCGGTTCCACTCCCTGGGCAAGCAGGAATGCCTCAACAGCCTTTGTTTCCTGTGCACAATATTCAGCCCCCTGTTCCATCTACAGCACCCCCTGGGCTTCAACCAGTATTACCAATTACTCCTCCGGGGATGCCTGCAACAGCACCTCCTGTTCCTGTTTCTCAACCTTTGTTTCCTGTTGTTCCTAATAGTAATATTCCTCCCCAGAGTTCTCCATTTTCTGCTCCTATACCTTCAATGGGCCTTCCTTTAAGCTCTTCTTCAGACATAAAGAGTGCAGAACCTCTCTTTGGTGGCACTTTGGCAACCAATCATTACGGAATTCCAGGAACCCCAG CCATACCTCTTGCAAATTCACATTCCTATGCATCTGGTCCAAATACTGGAGGTCCGTCTATAGGGCCACCTCCAGTGATTGCAAACAAAGCCCCAGCTACACAACCCGCAACTAATGAGGTCTACTTAGTTTGGGATGACGAGGCTATGTCTATG GAGGAAAGAAGATTGTCCTTATTGAAGTATCAGGTGCATGACGAGAATAGCCAG CATGCTGCAATCTTTCGAGGATCTCCCCACTAG